The genomic window CTTTAAATATTCAGTCGTCCATTTTTCTCTGGCAGGCCAGTCTTTAGTTAGGCCCCTGATTACTAACGGACGTTTAGTTTTCAGATAATTTTTCTTAAAATCTTCGGGAGTGATGCTCTCAACGATATCAACAGGTTTTAAAATGAAACTCATGCGCTTAAAATCGGTTATTTGTGCCGAACAACAAATGTGTAAATTTTATTTTACAAAATTGATGTTAACAGGTAAATGTGACTAAAATCACGTAATCTAAAATTAGTAAATACTTAACAATTTAATAATTACGCTTCAACTTTATTTTTAACAATTTCGGTATAGGCCGCATCCCACAGGTCGATCCTTTTCTGCAAAGCTTGTATTGTGGTCTCTTCTGCTTCGGCCCAAAAGGTTTCATTTTTTTCACAAAGCTTCTCCGTCATAGAGAGTGCCAAATGGCTGTGGTGATCGCCATCTACTTCTATATGGCGCTCGAGGTAATATTTAAAGATTGAAACTTTATCAGCCTGGGTACTGTTCAGGTCATTCACCATGCTAAAAAACATGTTTGGAATTAAATCCTCGCGACCAAAAGTAAAACTTGCTGCTTGTAAATGTGTTTTTCCACTGTTGATGGTTTCGAAAGTCGCATTTACAAAATCCTTTGCTGCTGCAGGAACATCCGCTGTCTCGAAAGCTTCGTTAAAACTTTTTCCTTTTTTTAGTTCCTGTAAAAAGATATCGATGGGTTCGGTATTGGCACCGCACTGATTCATGGCATCTAAATATAACTCGAAGTGGCTTTTAATCGCTCCATCGGTATCTACATCCGATTCTTCACCGACCACAATTTCATTGATCAATTGCCGGGTAACAGGATCACCTACCGGGAACCAGGGCAAAGTAGTGCAGGTTAAATTAATTTGTAGGGCTTTAAGCAACGACATAAAATCCCAAACAGCAAAAATGTGGTGTTCCATAAAAACCCGGAGATCTTCTATTTCACTAATAGCCGAATAAACTTTATGGTTAATAATTTCTTGCCTAAGCGGCTCTATTCTTTCCTGGATTTTTATAATGTTAGGATGCATATGTTGAATGAGTGAATGATTGGATGTTTGAATGGGGCATT from Flavobacterium sp. W4I14 includes these protein-coding regions:
- a CDS encoding hypothetical protein (product_source=Hypo-rule applied; pfam=PF11251; superfamily=48613), whose protein sequence is MHPNIIKIQERIEPLRQEIINHKVYSAISEIEDLRVFMEHHIFAVWDFMSLLKALQINLTCTTLPWFPVGDPVTRQLINEIVVGEESDVDTDGAIKSHFELYLDAMNQCGANTEPIDIFLQELKKGKSFNEAFETADVPAAAKDFVNATFETINSGKTHLQAASFTFGREDLIPNMFFSMVNDLNSTQADKVSIFKYYLERHIEVDGDHHSHLALSMTEKLCEKNETFWAEAEETTIQALQKRIDLWDAAYTEIVKNKVEA